A window of the Limanda limanda chromosome 8, fLimLim1.1, whole genome shotgun sequence genome harbors these coding sequences:
- the neil1 gene encoding endonuclease 8-like 1 — translation MPEGPELHLASLYVNKMCNGVVFTGAVQKSEVSKSPEVPFTCEAYRITAASRGKEVKVTLTPVKSKEPEQGAQTDQADLPMDVVFRFGMSGYFRFTTDDELPKHSHLRFYSKETPCRVLSFVDTRRFGSWQPNGTWQPDRGPCIMFDYKSFRENVVSHLSNRAFDRPICETLLNQKYFNGIGNYLRAEILFRLNIPPFVPARTVLEGLESEDSCERGDCVKKENSKKSPYETKTKVVKEEEVADLLRLCHTVPLEVVNQGGKGYDPEKADYSDFKAWLRCYYVVGMKSILDHNGRRMWFKGDPGPMAPIVSKSPKAKRKVKKEDDHDDTQKKKVAKSRSESTTKKKVVKQESAAKTPKKEKEARPQEARRKKGKTQSVNVKREETENARRQKRSPAETTAGELRRSCRSTRQNSK, via the exons ATGCCTGAGGGACCAGAGCTCCACCTCGCCAGCCTCTATGTGAACAAAATGTGTAATGGGGTGGTGTTTACTGGAGCGGTCCAAAAATCTGAAGTCAGCAAGAGCCCTGAGGTGCCCTTCACCTGCGAGGCCTACCGCATCACAGCTGCTTCCAGAGGGAAGGAAGTGAAAGTCACGCTGACGCCCGTAAAGAGCAAGGAGCCCGAACAGGGAGCGCAGACAGACCAGGCCGACCTGCCCATGGATGTCGTCTTTCGCTTTGGGATGTCGGGCTATTTCCGCTTCACCACAGACGATGAGTTACCCAAACACTCTCACTTGCGTTTTTATTCCAAAGAGACGCCGTGCAGAGTGCTGAGTTTCGTGGATACCCGCAGGTTTGGCAGCTGGCAGCCCAATGGGACTTGGCAGCCTGACAGAGGGCCATGCATCATGTTTGACTACAAAAGCTTCAG GGAGAATGTTGTGTCGCATCTATCTAACCGGGCCTTCGATAGGCCCATCTGTGAAACCCTGCTCAATCAGAAGTACTTCAACGGCATCGGGAACTATCTGAGGGCGGAAATCCTATTCAG GTTGAACATTCCTCCTTTCGTGCCGGCCAGGACTGTACTGGAAGGCCTTGAATCAGAAGATTCATGTGAAAGAGGTGACTGTGTGAAAAAAGAGAATTCAAAG AAGAGCCCATacgaaacaaaaacaaaggtggtgaaggaggaggaggtggcggaCCTGCTCAGACTGTGTCATACAGTCCCTCTGGAGGTGGTGAACCAAG ggGGAAAAGGCTATGATCCTGAGAAGGCGGACTACTCTGACTTTAAGGCATGGCTGCGGTGTTACTACGTGGTTGGAATGAAATCTATCCTGGATCACAATGGCAGAAGGATGTGGTTCAAA GGCGATCCAGGCCCGATGGCTCCTATAG TTTCAAAGTCACCCAAGGCAAAGAGGAAAGTAAAGAAAGAAGACGACCACGatgacacacaaaagaaaaag GTGGCCAAGAGTCGCTCTGAAagcacaacaaagaaaaaagtggTCAAACAGGAATCTGCTGCCAAAAcaccaaagaaagaaaaggaagcaCGTCCTCAGGAAGCCAgaagaaagaagggaaaaacacagagcgtaaACGTGAAGCGTGAAGAGACAGAGAATGCACGTAGGCAGAAGAGAAGTCCTGCAGAGACGACTGCAG GCGAGCTGAGGCGGAGCTGCAGATCTACCAGACAGAACagcaaataa
- the commd4 gene encoding COMM domain-containing protein 4: MRFRFCGDLDCPDWVLAEISTLAKISSVKMKLLCGQVLKELLGEGIDFDKVAKLTADAKFESGDIKASVAVLSFIFSSAAKHDVDSESLSSELQQLGLPKEHTTGLCKSYEDKHSALQDKLRETSLRLGRLEAVSWRVDYTLSSSELREVNEPVIQLKLQAQGAESGCTDTTVVSVSADKFRVLLAELKQAQAMMNELQ, from the exons ATG AGGTTCCGCTTCTGTGGAGATCTGGACTGTCCGGACTGGGTGCTGGCCGAAATCAGCACGTTAGCGAAAATC TCTAGTGTCAAGATGAAACTCCTGTGTGGTCAAGTGCTGAAGGAGTTACTGGGGGAGGGAATTGAT TTTGACAAGGTCGCAAAGCTCACTGCAgatgcaaagtttg AGAGCGGAGACATCAAAGCCAGTGTGGCGGTGCTCAGCTTCATTTTCTCCAGTGCGGCAAAGCATGATGTTGACAGTGAGTCGCTGTCcagtgagctgcagcagctcggcCTTCCTAAAG AACACACAACGGGACTCTGCAAATCGTACGAAGACAAGCACTCAGCGCTGCAAGACAAACTACGAGAGACAAGCCTGAGAT TGGGACGGCTGGAGGCGGTTTCTTGGCGGGTAGACTACACTCTGAGCTCCAGCGAGCTGAGGGAGGTAAATGAACCAGTAATTCAGCTGAAACTCCAGGCCCAGGGAGCagagtccggctgcacagacacGACCGTGGTCTCGGTTTCTGCTGACAAGTTCAGAGTGTTGCTTGCAG AGCTCAAACAAGCCCAGGCTATGATGAATGAACTACAATGA